CAAGGACATAAGAAGTTAGAGAAAAACATGTAAATTGATGATTGTGTTggaattcatttttctttacccatattaaaataaagagagaatgaaaagtgatagaatttgataagGAACTTGAGAGGGAAAAGTTGTAGAAGTTAAAAGAAGATTGTTCAAAAGGAAAGACTTGTTCATCGAAGACGACACTTACATGAGAcgtaaaatttatcttttgagAAATCATAGGACAAATATACTTTGTAGCCAAAAGGGTAACCAAGAAAAGCACGCATATATTGTGTAGCACAAGGttggaatttatttatttatttttttctttgtcgaTCAAGGAACCCTAAACTCATAAAGAAAATTCTAAACCcatcaaaaattcaaaacaaatatattaatttgtttcgATGATGGTTATtgtaaatgaagaaaattcaTCCGTTCAAGAAAACCTAACTAACTTGATGGACATTGTCatcaactaatatattatcattGATGTTAATTGTCCATTGTAAAATAGTTTTGTTGACGTTTGTGGaccatcaataaaattaaggaaactttgtccatcaagaaaatcaagaatctacatttttttaggttttttcgTATTTCTTCAACATAATAAGAGGACTTTTCTTGACATACATGACCGTCAAGATAAacattgtatttttcttgatggtcaTTTGCCATGAACATCAAGAAATCAACATTTGTGTGCATAAAAAAAGACCAAATTTGTTGTAACATGTTATCAAGACAAAATTGGTTTACGAATAAAAGATTGGTTGATATATTAGGAAtacaaaaaagtttatatagaTGGAAGGATATAAAAGAAGTATGAAGTTTACCAGAACCTTGATGAAGAGATATAGGTAATGATTGATCATAAGCCAACAATAATTGCTTCTTCTCCTTATATGATGGTTGATAAATTGAGTTTTGCTAAATCACTAGTTAAATGAATATTGCACCCTGTGTCAGTTGAATTAGATCGACTACACTTATTTCTTCATCCATTATTGTGGTTTCCACCGTTATTAGTATTTCTGCTATTATGGCCTCATCTACATTGTGGGTTGTGATTATCAAAAGTTTGCACTATTGCAAAAGAGGAAATAGCTTTAGATTCTTTTCCAAGAAAAGATTCTTCCATATTTAATTGGACATGTTAGTTTAATAAACTTAATTGCCTCAAATCTTgttcaaatacaaaactttaaagctagaagactccccAACTCCTAAAACTGACCATCTCCTACATTTTCAAGTACATCACGTGCTccacttcctccaaatcaaacATAGGCGTTCAACCGATAAAGGATCAGatgatcaaaatttaaagatctAACTACATAGCATCAAgttaacaaaaatacaacatcaacataAGTTCAACTGCACAAAATCTTGTTCCATTGGGCTTGCCAATTTGTTCACATGAAATCTTGTCCCTATGATGGTTCCATATGCAAGTGGGAAACTTTTTATGGCTTATTGGTTCTCGGTATTGTCATTTCCTGCTCCtcttttttcaatcaattttctaGAACCAACAGAGCAATAGTCGTTTCTGTTTGAAGCAACCTCATATTTCTTTCGATGCAGCTCATAATAATGTTCAACTTTCCTCTTTGCACATTCTGCTGATCATATCCTTATGATCATACTAGGAAGTTATGTTGATGccatgtttttagtttttattacttatataatttatgaacCTAAAAACAtgtacttttttaatatttgaattaattttaatataatttcgatttgatattttaataactttttattaattttacattaattatttttagaatttgattgaatGTAAATCGAATTTGACCCCAATAgcgaaaaaaaaatatacaacaagaaaaaaatcctAATGCACAAAACACGTCGGTATGGACACCTATTGTCGATGTCGGCAACGTTGTAACGCTTCAGGCtcagaatttgaaatttggatcCTCAATGTTCCCTTGCATCCCTTGCGACTTGGCAACATCATCTTTACTATCTTAAAGACTTATTAGAGTGAAAGTTATCCTCACAAACCAACACGAGTCATGTTTTGTCTTTATGCCCATGTATCCTAGGAAAATTCCCAGGaggtcacccaacatagaattgcTCCAAAATAAGCAGGCTCAAGTTTGGAGTTCATATGATCGAGCCACTGAAAAGGAAGGTACACGTTGTTagtatatatgatattttaatataacttTGCATTACAGACATTCTCTCCGATGTTGCTTTTGGTGTTGGGATAGGTATTCTCGATGTGTTTTGGTGAATTTGCCAACGCATGTGTGTGTTGGATGAACCCTTACTTCTTGTAGTGATTACTCACTTCTTATgagaatatttatatacatagcTTCCTATGACACATGACTCTATTTACTTGTAACTTTGACGGTATTAGTATGGTTGGAGTCTTCAAGGTTGTATACGGTGCTTCGTTGAGCTCTTActtgattcatatatattctctgACTCAAATTGTTGACCGTGCTTTGtgactttttttccttttaagacATATTTTTCTTGGTGGCcttctaatctttttttttttttttttcagtgaACTTTGTTTAAGAACTTTGATCCTTATTTGAAACAACTTACAAAGACAAATATCTAGTGTGAAGAAATGACCTATTTTACTATGGTGTtatgtaataaaagaaatccaTCCTTTTACTTTTCACCAAATGCAGAGTTGAAACTTGAAGGTTTCTTGGGTTTGGTGATTTGATTGCAATAAATCCGCCACCCCATTGAATATCCATAGCTCCTCAAAGGACCCACCCTCCCACCTTCtaactctttttcttatttcccCTCAGCCTCCTTggatttattattactttgaattttcactttctcttttttttctatccccatctgaagaaaaaagaaaaaaaaaaaaaaacttgtatttTTGTCCTCAATTAAccaccaaatttcaaaaccctTCTGTCTTTTCCACTTTTCTTCAcaccttttattttctatattgtaATGTTTCCTCCtattttttgcttcttttgttTCCCCTCTGCCTTTCATGTGTGCTTCTTTTTGTtaggttttaatttcttgCATCAATTCTCCCACTATTTTTACActgttttttcaattcttctgtctcctttcattttaatatatatttcttttaacataTGGGAAGAAATGGTTTCAAACTTTGGATGTCTTTAAccactttttttaaacaagTCTTGgtctttaaaaatgttgttataagggTGCTACTGATTTTTAATATCACTTTGAAATGTAGAATAAATTCATGCTGTattattcaaaaaagaaataagaattaggaagaaaaagaatgaaaaaagaaaataggttGGAAGAAGTAATGATAGTTTTggttagaagaaaaaggaaaattaaaaaaaagaatgatattAACTAATAACGGGAAACACAATATTGGGTTGTGATGACATAAGGAgccaaactaaaaaaaaactctgCCCCGTGAACCCCCCCTACTTCTAAATCACTCAAACTCTCTAATCACATGCCTACTAATGTGTTGTTATACATTATTCATTTGAAGCTGTGTTCCAATCAATAATAAAccataaaccaaaaaacttcgaaattataataaaattaattgtattaGGTAGTAGTCGGTTTAGTGTGTGGGAGTGGTGAGAAAATGAACAATTTTACGAGTAGAGTAGGGGAAGCAAAGATAAATTGGGAGATGGAGGTGTAAGAAAGTATTAAATAAGATGTATTGTATAATGAAGACAAATAATTTGGAGGGGAAAAGAGGTAGTATAGTATAAGCCCCggaaagaaagagagtgaaaGGATGAAAGAATGTCATAATTAGTGTGGttgaagtaaaaagaaaatgtgttagataaaaaaagaaaagaaatctcCACCATCAGCGGCGAGGAATGGTACATTCGTACGGTGGGTATTTTTCGAGATTTGTTTGTTCACTCATAAAGTGTGTccccatttttcatttttctccctTCACCCCCCCCTGCCGTCGCCAATATCcctaattcaaacaaaaaaaacttcatttcCCCCAAATATTCTATCAACATTTTCTCACAATCCAAACATCAAACTACTACACCACCAATATCcaaaaaaattctaattcaCTGTGTTTTCACACTCCAATTCAATCCATACCTAGACAGtatcaaaaccaaaaatagaataaaaataaactaaacaaaatctcgtatcatcatcatcttctccGAAGAAAGGgtgttttatatttacatCAAAACCCAACACGACGAACGATCAATCCATCCATCGATGTCTACAAAGCCccaaataaaaaggaaaaagaaaaaaaaaaacagaaaaaaagaaaaagtggggGGAGGGGGGGATTTCATTTCACAACGGCCCTAGAGGAAATCGCcggagagagaagagagaagatcGTGAAGATCACGTGAATCGGGGTCACCGATTCTAATAGCTTCAAGTACACGTTCGAAAAGGAGGACATGACAGGGGATTCGAAGGACTCCTTTCTGTTCATACCCGTACTCTTGAGCCGATTTGTCGAGTAAGGTTACGAAAACCGGATGGTTGAGTAATTCGGCACTAACCGCGAAGCGTTCCATCTCGTCGCCGACGTAGACGGGGACGTGACCTTGGGGAACCGGAAGGGCGCCTTCGGATCTGGAGCGACGGAATTTGTTGGCGGCGGCGGCACGGAAGGAGTGAGCACGAGCGGGGCGTTGGTCGGGGGTGCGGAGGAGGCAGTAGTGAGATTGGGAGGAGTCGGCGACACGGGAGAGACGGCGGATGAGCTGCTTCATAACGGAAAAGAGATGAGGAGAGAAACAGAGGAATTTGGGGGTTTGTGGAACAGAGGAAGGGAAGGAATGAGAATATAAAGTGGGAGAATGGGgaaattggttttaatttgtaatagaaagaattgaaatagaaaagaaaaaaggaaaaaagaaaaaagaaaaaaaaggaaaaatgaataatttatgattatgatGATGAAATAAGGAAGAGGAGGGAGGAAGGAAGGTTGAGACTTTGTGAGAGGTACAGGTAAAGCGTACTTTGAAGGTACAGATCAAACCtcctcctttttttcttcctttacccactcttttttttttcttttttcttttttcttttttaattcttttttattttgctaacCCACTTTTTCTTACCATATTTGGGTTTTCAGGTTGGAATCCCTTtgcttattttgtttttcttttcttatctttttctattctttttctttttctttttcttatacttctactaactttttttttttttttttttttactctttccATCTTTTACCTTTACCTTCTCTTTCCCTGCTTCCAATTGCTTATATGTTTATGcttctcaatttcttcttcttctttttctttttttaaaaaaatttaacctcTGTTTCCAAgatgtttcttattttattttatttaaatcaattatttaataaagatttAACGTTACAAgtatactattttaaaatctatacatcaaatttaaataaaacttaaatatcaattatataacttttaacattttcaaacctacataaactaaattgaaatcattACTAGTTTTATACCTATACGAATGTTCAACTAATCGTACACCACAATATATTTGATCCTATAACATTTTTGTATCAAGAATTTCCATAGGATATTGAATTCTAAATAGGGAATAAATATGGATTGAAACCATCTATCTCTTAACCATTAATCAAGGTAATCAAGTCAATAAATCATGTACGTGATAGAATTCTTAACTTTGAAAATGCTTTAaacaatatcttttttttacctttaactACAAGCTAATATCCAAAATCTTGACAACTTTggtctattaattttttatagatttatttaATACGATAATTGGGGGATGATATCAAACTTCTTGTTTTACCCACAACAAATAGCATACCAAATTATAGTGGAGTTAAACTcgttttagttatttttatatagatttaaaGCATAATCTAACTAGTAGAAGAATTGTATCCTCACGATCGAAGTCAAAACATTAATTGCActtgtttgaatttaaaagaaaatcacctCTTTACTATGCTAAAAGAGATTATTGGTAGTATAGGGTTGGAGTATGAGCAGAGGGGtgataatttgaatttataaaaggaaaaaattaacTAACTACCATTAAGTAACTTATATATTGTCAAACTTgtagttattatatatatcatttacaAATAGTCaccattttctattttgacaGTCTGCCATTAATAACCTATATGGTTGGTGGTATATAAGTGATAAAccatataaatctataaacgCTAAtagactttttaaaaaaaatgtatgttggacaaaataatcaaatattaaactttaagCAAGGTTTCATTTAACCTTATAGCTAGGTAAGCGtattaagtaaataaataccataacaacaaatttaagaattaaatttataatttagtaatttttaGCGTGACACTTTTaagaacatatatattttaaattaaatacatcatttataattaaagcttataagaatttaaaaggataataataaataaaagaatgaccaaacttttaaaaatattttcaaatataataaaataccGTAATGTAAGTGTGATAGACCACAATAGACCaagataaatttataatttgtgtatcacgatataaatatatatagataataaTAGTCTATTAACGTTGGTCATATAAATAAagtgtgatattttattatagtttataaatatatttatttatttatttctatttaaaaatagtccAAATGATattataagttgttttttttacgGGAAGAACATgcaaagtaattttaaatatcaacttaGATTACTAAcctgatttatttatttatttaataatgtttttgaaGACATAATCTGATTTATATTTACCACACGCACTGACGCCGAAAATTATAAcatattaattaagtaattaatctTAGCGTAAGGATTGAAGCTttgtttaattgattattattaattaagaataaagtttgaattaaATGCCGTAGTTTACAGCCACGTCGACATCCGACAATTTCTCCCATTTTTATggtcaatatatatataccaaaatatttggCTTTTTTCTAATCTAATTATAACTTATAACTACAGATACATTATCAAATAATACTATTATTTGAAAgctattttcaattaataaattcaatttcaaatcttcaaacatctcaatttcatttcattccaGTTTCTTCgaaaaagagaatttaatttattaacaaGTCACATGATCGTACtattcaaaaattttgaatattctacacgtttctaattattttaatactaaTTAAGTCAACgacatgtaaaaaaaaaaagagatattaATGACTTTTCTGTTTACTTGTGATATTGTTATGTTTGAGTGGTGGATCAAATTGTATAAGAAAATTGGAGGtaaatgaattataatttgaatggTGGGAAGAAAGCGATAAGTAAGtgagggaaaaagaaataattggTTGGTTATATATACTAAGAAAGAGTAGATGCCGGCCATAAATGAAAtgtcctttttattttctctttggAATTAGATAGTAAGAAGGAAACATTAATATGACTATTTTGTAAGGAATAGTCTAAGGTTTTGTGTTTGGAATTTAGACAGCCCCACTAAGGTTGTCGTTTTCGTTAATAtcttattttgaatttctttttaatatctcCATTTGGCAGACttttcattataaaataaatacattaattaatataaatgatgtataaatagataaataaataaatccatcaatcaataaaaaagtttGGGGGAGGCCCGGCCAAGATCGGCGGACCCCGGTGGCGCAATTTCCGATTTACTCATTGGTCCATATGCTTTATCCCTTACATCCTATTTCTTTgtatttcctttcttttctttaataatcaTTCATTTATAACTCTACGGTTCACCATAAATCATTCATTTGTTGTAAGTTCACCTTTACAACATTTGTTAATAAGGTTATTGGAcaattctaatatatattgtagGTAATagatcttatatatatatatataaaagaaaaaaagaaaaaaaagaaaagaaagtaagagaagaaatatatattagtaaaGTTATTTGGGTAGTGGATTTGAGTAGAGTTGCGTGACTGGGATTGCCTCTTTGAACGCATTGCCCAATGTTTAAAAACTCCACCACATTCCTCCTTACCCCGTGATACACACCTTCCAATCCACATCTAGTGGTGAGCTACATACCAGATTTTGGATGTGAACTAGCCGGCAACGGGTACCGACATGTCGCCTCGCCTTACAATGGAACTTCATATTTCAtgcttcttctccttttttttttcttcctctttttccttccaattataaattaaaagcttTATCATATTGTGAAGGGCCGAAAgtgtgattttctttttttcttttcagggGTGTGTGggataaattataatatatatatatatatatattgtcttCTTTTTGTTGAAGGTAATTTTGTGTGCCACTgttaattcattcattcattcattgcATATATAACTGAATTGTACGCTGCAAAACAGTGGAGATCAActgtatatttgttttcaagagAGATTGGTCTAAGTGTGTCCATcagataaaaggaaaatgaagagaTGTGGGGTGTCAAGCTAcatcctctctctctcatgttCAAGTCAGTCTTGAGATTCTAAATAACTTGATAGTAAAAAATAGTTGGTTAATTCAAGCATACTATTGACTTCACCAATGACTTTTGTCATTTATATAGGATACTAAAACTTCATACTCATAATGACCATTTTAAATTCttgcaattttttagttttataaattatggGCTTTCTATGTCCTCCAAagctcttcttttttctagcTACTCCCCTCCTGCCTTTTGCCTCTGTCACCCTATTAACCCCCCtctaataatatattacaaaaatcgTCAACCAAATATGATGGTAGTTACAATAATTACaccataaaatttttaattatagaaattaaatccTTAACCTAATATAGATGTTAAAATTGAACGCCCAAACTTACTTACAATAGATGTATGATTAAATCAACTAATCAAAATGATAGAATTGTAAGAATTTGTAGACTGGAAGTGTAAGTTGAAgcattagaaattaaaataaacttttagcatttgcttaaaaaagaaaaaaagaaagagaagtgtATGCATAaggttaaaaatgaaaataaaaaagggagCAACAAGTTGAAGGTATCTTTATAGAAATatacaataaaacaaaactacatAAAAGAATGCAAATATCATGTGCTTTCTTTTCTACTCTTTTTTGGGAAAGTCGTGTGAAATGATTAAccaacctttttttaaaagaagccCAAAATTTCTTGACCGTAGGATCAGAAGATCAGAAGATCAGAAGATCAGAAGATCAGATAAAGCAGAAAAAAaggaatctaaaatttaatgaaattatttgacgatatataaaatgaaatctttgGTGCTCTTCCTAATTCAATGGAAGGatcttcaaaataacaaaaattccaaCACGAGcacaagaaaattttcattaaattatattcttttttttattattattttgtaattagaTTTGGTGTTTGCTCCTGAAGTTTCCAGCTGCCTTctcattatttgttttctaaattctcaaattaattgatattatattccaaagaagaagaaaaaaaaacctaaaattaaaaaatatcccaACTTCCCTATCGTACGGAAAGATGTAGGAAATCGACGATCACGTGGACATCCATATTTTAGTCCAAATACTTCAATTaagtaattcaaataattagcCTCTGCTTACTCACTAATAATTGAAATtcttaaattagtttaaattagaatgtatatatattagggattttttttataaagtataataaattgtgaaactatttatactctatagaacaattttgaaaaataaaaaaactcacaaacgCACGACgtgaaacaacaaaaatactcacaaacaaacataaatgagaatatgaaaaaattaatagtataaaatcttaaaattaaaaagaaaataaaaactaaaaacaaaataattatggaGCATGAGTTATATAACCATACGACTTTCTCATCCATTTCTAGaaatatttgcaaataaaagtttatttttctaaaaaaacaaataagaaggaacaaaaatgttttaaaattttcttttttgaatgtgacaataaatttaaacaaataagaaacCGTTTTGATCGGTTTGTAAATTTGAACCAAAAACTATAAAGCATTGAAAATAAACCGTGAAAATGGTATacgtaataaaattttagatattttaaaccatttatgAAGACTAAAATTGACTTGAAAAAACATGAGAAACcagagaagaggaagaaaaccatttttttgtgatttgattATGGGCGgtaagaaaatttcaaggaACTTGTAAGTTTGACTagaaacaaatgaagaaaaaaaactaatttgaacAAAGTTAGGTTTAGGTTTGTATAGGTGTTGCAATAAAGtgaatgaattgaattttgattaagaaatttaTAGGCAGTCTTAGCACAAAAAGACATAAATTAATGTGAATAATTTACCCAATTTGATACATTAGATGAATAAATGTATTGTTATTTGTGACCATTCGTATGGTTCTAGAAGgtaatagaaaatgaaaattgaagtgaCCGAAGAGGAGGGAAATGTGGGAGAAGGAGGGGTggttgaataataatatatgctTTATAAGATAAGGTTCAAAATCAATTAGGAATtattcaattcaatcaaaCCGTGGTACGATACACccaataatttcaaattactttaccaacatatttaatttcaaaaccaacCACATCAAATTAATTCACCTCTaactcatatataaaaaaaattaattaattctttcttcttcttctttcttttttttttttttgttatttatttagtttgagGTGAGAGTATGAACAcataaaatagtatatatatttatataagagGTGAGACTATGAAGGTGTTGGTAGGTTTGGTTATTATTTAACCATGAAAGTTACaacttgtttgatttttttttttttttgttttaaggattttaaaaaaaaggttgtttttgtttttttattagaaaattgtaaaaaagaagaaagtttgaaatatttaccTTTATGATAAAATTCACTTCTtaagtggttttttttaaaaaaaaattataaaagtgtaaataattttttaaaattattctttaaaaaatttcctttttattgtaaaattgtgtttactttttaaagaataatgttTTGTTGCATCATGcacacatttttatttattaaagaaatatgaggtttctaaaaagaaataacaaatcaacaaaatatttatacgatatagaaaaattttgaaaacgaaaaagtATTTACAAGCCCAAAATAGGAAATACTCAAAATATCTGAATAAACATACGATTAATCTGTCACACGCTCgcatgtaatttttctttttctaaatgatcatgataCGCAATTgtgtagaaaatgatacacgaTTGAGTAGGAAAttatacacgatcgtgtagttgTTATTTCTAACGTTTagaaaaatgcttcaaatctaaatgatcgtttagactatgtaaaagtgatatttaaacaATCTTAATATTCTAGAAGAGGAactgtaaaaaaagaaagagcagatgaaaaaagaaataaatcaaCTAGGGCGCTTGTAATACAACTAGGCTagagttgtttttaaatttaaccaaataaatcaaaataaaatacttactaaaaaaacaattgtctAGGGGGCGcttgtaaaaatagtaaataataataataataaatcatgtcactacattttctgAATTGGAAAGtagcaaatttttaaaagttgataaccctctaataatattttgatagttGTCTTATATcactaattatttgttatatttgtcgTATTTGttagatgaagaaaaaaaaaatgttataagcagtttttttaaaaatgtttttatttgtaattttggttgtttgtatcaattatattataacaCATATAGATGCAAATAAGGtgtgtttgtatatatatataaaagaaaataaaagagataaGGTACAATTTATTAAACGTGATTTGGTTTATCTTTagtggggaaaaaaaaaagagtaatgaGAAACGttacaaaaaagaatattgtttTAGGTGATGGAAGTTGCCAAAGTTGCActcattattaatttcatcCGTACTTCAAACTTATCCTTCCAAACTCAATATCTCACACACAAACGCACAATTTTTAATTCACACTTCTTCATATTAAAACCTCAACATcctaatatttgaaattatgtatCATGTTAGAAGAAGTAAAcagcaaatatatataacataattaaaagttgagaaaagTATGGAAATTGGAGATACATATCCCAtagcataaataaataaaatgggaGGCGAGGAATGGATATTTATtgtgaaataaagaaaagagaaggaaggagTTGGTGAGGGAGAGGTGGGGGCGAAATAaagggaaaacaaaaagaaaagaaaagaaaggtgtgtgtgtgtgtgtgtgtgtgtgtggcaTCCGTGATGCCGTACGGTCAAAACGTACAAGAAGAAAAGTACAAGTAAAACCCTCACGCCCCACTCTGACTCATCTTTCCACGCTAACTCCTTTTTCTTATGTTTCCTAACACTCTTACATTACCcatttctatttctctctctctcctccaTTCCTTAATTTCCTTGATTTCCTTAATCCCCCCTTTCTCTATCTCAATTTAATCTTCTACATAACCTAACCATTACTTCCTTTTTATTACCTTCTACGCTTAACAAACTAACCCCACTCTATATACTCTCAATTTACAATGGCTTAAAACGTGTGAAATGGGTATCCATTCCCTTTGGTTTGAATACCCAACATTcacaccaaaaacaaaaaaaaaacaaaaaacaaaaaacaaaacgcCCTTATGAGAAATCAAAAGGCAGAATTGATAaggaatataatatatatatgtattatatagaTAAATGTAATAATCAAGTgttgattaattaatgaagaagggaaaatattttcaaagcCCAAAATGGCCCACCACAAAAGTCCCTAAACTTATTGCTCTTATGCTCTCCATCTATCCCTCCACTTCCCCCTCCAtctcacctttttttttcaatcacaTCATTCCTCCTTTCACTCCAttctaattatataaaattatctcTTTATACTATACTTGTACTTCAACTCCTCCTTCCTTAGCctttatactttcaaaatatttattttgatgtgTTAGTTTGAACGAGTTCATTTTTgcttattcatttttatttttaaaatgatcaaaatCACTGTTTTTTTAAAGCTAAATGACCAAAGTGGATCAAAATTcacaatataaaaatcaaagggAATATTTTGAGAATGCAAACACCAAAATGAACCAAAGGATAAGTAGAAGACTAAAGTAGTTTTTAACTATAAATTTACAgttattctttaaattttagattttatatttctcaataaactttgaaaattatttatgattatggTAACAAAAAGGAGTTTTTATGACACAAGAGCCAAGACAAAGTGTCataaaagccaaaaaaaaaaaaaagtgtaatgtgagttttttttttctttcatattttaaaaggttCAACCTTTTCTAGCCAACACTTTACGACTACAATGGTATAGTAAGTTGAGTT
This DNA window, taken from Cucumis sativus cultivar 9930 chromosome 6, Cucumber_9930_V3, whole genome shotgun sequence, encodes the following:
- the LOC101219677 gene encoding auxin-responsive protein SAUR71; this encodes MKQLIRRLSRVADSSQSHYCLLRTPDQRPARAHSFRAAAANKFRRSRSEGALPVPQGHVPVYVGDEMERFAVSAELLNHPVFVTLLDKSAQEYGYEQKGVLRIPCHVLLFERVLEAIRIGDPDSRDLHDLLSSLSGDFL